From Apium graveolens cultivar Ventura chromosome 9, ASM990537v1, whole genome shotgun sequence, the proteins below share one genomic window:
- the LOC141687166 gene encoding organic cation/carnitine transporter 4: protein MYNSSFKTTLISVVTQHNMLGPSSPLSSSTALRSPLLPPDIKIPVTGDDKEQEKLYIDHMLQKYCGEFGAYQLRHFVLTSLAWALEAFHTMIMIFADREPDWRCSGTGTGTGCSPAAASVCGFDEGAWQWCGGTASSTVSEWGLICGEKYKVGLVQALFFGGCMIGAGIFGHLSDSKLGRKGSLTIVCILNAIFGCLTAFSPNYWIYVLLRFLTGFSTGGVGLCAFVLATEPIGPSKRGIAGMSTFYFFSGGIAILSGIAYIFQTWRSLYIAASIPSILFLCIIIPFVSESPRWYMVRGRSNDAMKIMRDIAKCNGKYLPDNVSLSMDDDKENNDNSEKEGLDEQEAVTGSILDVLKSPLTRLRLFLTVAISFSSSIVYYGLSLNVVNLDTNLYLTVLVNAVAEMPAFLLTAILLDKYGRKPLAIGTQWFSGLFCLAGSLMARNGPWKVVRMACGVLGIFGMAGTYNLLFIYTMELFPTVVRNAALGCATQAAQMGAILAPFVVVLGGGIPFAVFGVCGVVGGILTFYLPETLHKPLYDTMAGMAEGEN from the exons ATGTACAACTCCTCCTTCAAAACAACACTAATTTCAGTAGTAACACAACACAACATGCTAGGCCCTTCATCCCCCTTATCATCCTCCACCGCACTCCGGTCACCGTTACTTCCTCCCGACATTAAAATTCCGGTAACCGGAGACGACAAGGAACAAGAAAAGCTATACATAGACCACATGTTACAAAAATATTGCGGAGAATTCGGGGCTTATCAATTAAGACACTTTGTGCTCACAAGCTTAGCATGGGCTTTGGAGGCTTTTCACACCATGATCATGATATTTGCCGACCGTGAACCGGACTGGCGTTGTAGTGGAACAGGAACAGGAACAGGATGTTCTCCTGCAGCCGCCAGTGTTTGCGGGTTCGACGAGGGCGCGTGGCAGTGGTGTGGTGGAACTGCAAGTTCAACCGTGTCGGAATGGGGATTGATTTGCGGTGAAAAATACAAAGTTGGGTTAGTGCAAGCTTTGTTTTTCGGCGGTTGCATGATCG GTGCTGGAATATTTGGCCATCTCTCTGACTCAAAACTGGGAAGAAAAGGATCTCTGACAATAGTCTGTATACTCAACGCCATCTTCGGTTGCTTAACAGCATTTTCACCCAACTACTGGATCTACGTCCTTCTTCGATTTCTTACCGGCTTCAGCACGGGAGGGGTAGGCCTTTGTGCATTTGTTCTTGCAACCGAACCCATTGGTCCTTCAAAACGTGGCATTGCTGGAATGTCCACATTTTATTTCTTTTCTGGTGGCATTGCGATTCTATCAGGAATTGCTTACATTTTCCAAACTTGGCGCTCTCTTTACATTGCCGCTTCTATTCCCTCCATTCTCTTTCTCTGCATCATCATTCCTTTTGTCTCTGAATCTCCTAGATGGTATATGGTTCGTGGCAGAAGTAATGATGCTATGAAAATAATGCGTGACATTGCCAAGTGCAACGGAAAATACCTTCCGGATAATGTTTCTCTTTCCATGGATGATGATAAAGAAAACAATGATAATTCAGAGAAAGAAGGATTGGATGAACAAGAAGCCGTCACAGGATCTATATTGGATGTACTCAAATCACCATTAACTAGACTACGTTTGTTTTTGACCGTGGCAATAAGTTTTTCCAGCTCAATTGTATATTACGGACTTAGTTTAAATGTTGTGAACCTAGACACAAATCTTTACCTCACTGTCCTGGTAAATGCAGTTGCGGAAATGCCTGCGTTTTTATTGACAGCCATTTTGCTAGATAAGTATGGGAGGAAGCCATTAGCGATTGGTACCCAATGGTTTAGTGGATTGTTTTGTCTTGCGGGAAGTTTAATGGCAAGAAATGGCCCATGGAAAGTTGTGAGAATGGCTTGCGGTGTGCTGGGGATATTTGGGATGGCAGGGACTTATAATTTATTGTTTATATACACAATGGAGTTGTTTCCAACTGTGGTCAGAAATGCAGCTCTTGGATGTGCAACTCAAGCAGCGCAAATGGGAGCTATATTGGCACCGTTTGTGGTGGTTTTAGGCGGGGGTATACCATTTGCAGTGTTTGGAGTATGCGGGGTTGTAGGGGGCATCCTTACGTTTTACTTGCCAGAGACATTGCACAAGCCCTTATACGACACAATGGCAGGAATGGCAGAAGGTGAAAACTGA
- the LOC141685435 gene encoding uncharacterized protein LOC141685435, translating to MIVKRCLPNSTVCDILTGSQVGTTHIIPRIEMEPSDTQWPFEFKRVQFLVQLCYAMTINKSQGQSLHKVGLYLPRSVFTHGQLYVAVSRVTSPSGLHILIDSDSGGYTNVTANVIFEEVFYNFPSKDNQNR from the coding sequence ATGATTGTCAAAAGGTGTTTGCCCAATAGTACAGTATGTGATATACTTACTGGTTCTCAAGTTGGAACAACTCACATTATTCCACGGATAGAAATGGAACCTTCAGATACTCAATGGCCATTTGAGTTCAAAAGAGTTCAATTTCTAGTCCAGTTGTGTTATGCTATGACGATTAATAAGAGTCAGGGACAGTCGCTTCACAAGGTTGGACTTTATTTGCCGAGATCCGTGTTTACACATGGACAACTTTATGTTGCTGTATCGAGAGTTACTTCTCCTTCAGGCTTACATATTCTGATTGACAGTGACAGTGGAGGATATACAAATGTAACGGCTAATGTAATTTTTGAAGAAGTTTTCTACAATTTTCCGAGCAAAGATAATCAAAATCGGTAA
- the LOC141685436 gene encoding ATP-dependent DNA helicase RRM3-like, giving the protein MSDELSYNKEHEHDEHDKLYKSLNKEQLHAYASIIDTVENGKGGIFFVYGSGGCGKTFLYNTLYCKLRSVGRVVLPVATSGIAALLLPGGRTTHSRFHIPLKVDEYSVVGIKHGTELGELLKQTSLIIWDEAPMQHRHAAESVDRSLRDIMTSLDPERASLPFGGITIIFGGDFRKILPVIPKALRAQVVSASLNISKIWDRCRVFLLEKNLRLSSGKTEQEKHEIAEFSKWVVLDVGNGTLPNVHPDDMISDPEVVIPDKFLIRARENPLKDVVDVVYPDLAKNIENADYLRERSILTPTNAIVGDINSYILDQAPGKEHSYLVKIPW; this is encoded by the coding sequence ATGTCTGATGAACTTTCTTACAACAAGGAACACGAGCATGATGAACATGACAAACTTTATAAATCACTTAATAAAGAGCAGCTTCATGCTTACGCTTCTATTATTGACACTGTTGAAAATGGCAAAGGAGGTATTTTCTTTGTATACGGCAGTGGAGGATGTGGAAAAACTTTCCTGTACAATACTCTTTATTGTAAACTACGTAGTGTTGGAAGGGTAGTTCTTCCTGTTGCCACTTCCGGCATCGCAGCTTTGCTGCTTCCCGGGGGAAGAACAACTCATTCAAGGTTTCACATTCCGTTGAAGGTTGATGAGTACTCGGTTGTCGGAATCAAGCATGGTACTGAACTTGGTGAATTATTGAAGCAGACCAGTTTGATTATATGGGATGAAGCTCCCATGCAGCACCGACATGCTGCTGAAAGTGTTGATCGCAGTTTACGAGATATTATGACATCATTGGATCCTGAAAGAGCCAGCCTACCATTTGGCGGTATAACTATTATTTTTGGAGGAGACTTTCGGAAAATCCTCCCTGTGATACCAAAAGCTTTAAGAGCACAGGTTGTGAGTGCTTCTTTAAATATTTCAAAGATATGGGATCGTTGTCGGGTATTCTTACTAGAAAAAAATTTGCGTCTTTCCTCTGGGAAAACAGAACAAGAAAAACATGAAATTGCAGAATTTAGCAAGTGGGTGGTACTTGATGTTGGTAATGGTACTCTTCCTAATGTTCATCCAGATGATATGATCAGTGATCCGGAAGTAGTGATTCCGGATAAATTTCTGATTAGAGCAAGAGAGAACCCACTAAAGGATGTTGTTGACGTAGTTTATCCCGATCTTGCAAAGAACATAGAGAATGCTGACTATCTGAGGGAAAGATCAATTCTTACTCCAACGAATGCCATTGTGGGTGATATAAATTCATACATTCTTGATCAGGCTCCAGGAAAGGAGCACTCTTATTTAGTCAAGATTCCTTGGTAG
- the LOC141685437 gene encoding uncharacterized protein LOC141685437, with product MLDGNNKLSEGFCYAHDRLNIPDTDDFSLILVSSKSASGRKNQVGPSNEVAALIIGDSDNTCPFRDIVVETKQKFLKRVYETCKHFMSLRYPLLFPYGDDRFHLNIPLKNKKQNVPAEAVNDQHPDVTRYRTTVTMREYYAYKLMIRPDEGSQRYMNQYFKDSLAICRTIGHPSLFLTMTCNTQLPKIKQMMEYLPGVDVANKPDVIARVFKLKLDQLLDLIKNKNYFGKCIGVMHVIEFQKRGLPHCHMLIWLHPQSRPQNVQQIDQLISAEIPDKNMDPIGYNIVPAHMIHESCGKDFSYSSCMVQEKCGCHFSKKYNADTFFDDCGFPVYRRRQTEASVLKKGVFLDNQKKNKKDTPDEMTTKVKSTDEIKNFLDGRYICSSEAAWRLLGFDIHHRFPSVERLLVHMEDEKSVHLSHTMILEMLLKEPKFDFPNLKAGLKQIKLFQRQDNTLILNFQHILLNRQTYVSGSHDNVVRCLVDY from the exons ATGTTGGATGGGAATAATAAGCTCTCTGAAGGATTCTGTTATGCACATGATCGCCTTAATATTCCGGATACAGATGATTTTAGTTTGATTCTGGTATCTTCAAAATCTGCATCCGGCAGAAAAAATCAGGTTGGACCATCCAATGAAGTAGCTGCATTAATTATTGGTGACAGTGATAATACATGTCCATTCAGAGACATTGTAGTTGAGACAAAGCAAAAATTTCTTAAGAGAGTTTATGAAACATGCAAGCACTTCATGTCTCTGCGGTATCCGTTACTTTTTCCTTATGGTGATGATAGATTTCATCTTAATATACCGTTGAAGAACAAGAAGCAGAATGTGCCTGCTGAAGCGGTTAATGATCAACATCCTGACGTAACCAGATACCGAACTACAGTTACAATGAGGGAATACTATGCCTATAAGCTTATGATACGTCCTGATGAAG GTTCTCAACGGTACATGAACCAGTATTTCAAAGATTCTTTGGCTATTTGTCGTACGATTGGACATCCATCATTATTCTTGACAATGACATGTAATACTCAATTGCCGAAAATTAAACAAATGATGGAATATCTTCCCGGAGTGGATGTAGCTAACAAACCTGATGTGATAGCTAGAGTGTTTAAGCTGAAACTTGATCAACTCCTAGACCTTATAAAGAATAAGAACTACTTCGGGAAATGCATTGGAG TTATGCATGTTATTGAGTTCCAAAAGCGTGGACTTCCTCATTGTCATATGTTAATATGGTTGCACCCGCAAAGCAGACCACAAAATGTGCAACAGATTGATCAATTGATATCTGCCGAAATACCAGACAAAAATATGGATCCTATCGGCTACAACATAGTTCCAGCGCATATGATACATGAATCATGTGGTAAAGATTTTTCTTATTCTTCGTGTATGGTGCAAGAAAAGTGTGGATGCCATTTTTCTAAAAA GTATAACGCGGACACTTTCTTCGATGATTGTGGATTTCCTGTGTATCGTAGAAGGCAGACTGAAGCAAGTGTTTTGAAGAAAGGAGTTTTTCTTGACAACCA aaagaaaaataaaaaagataCACCGGATGAAATGACTACCAAAGTAAAGTCAACGGATGAGATCAAAAATTTCCTTGATGGTCGTTATATATGTTCGTCGGAAGCAGCTTGGAGATTGTTAGGTTTTGACATACACCATCGTTTCCCTTCTGTTGAGCGATTACTGGTACACATGGAAGATGAGAAAAGTGTTCATTTAAGCCACACGATGATCTTGGAGATGTTGCTGAAAGAGCCAAAATTCGATTTTCCAAACTTGAAGGCTGGTTTGAAGCAAATAAAACTTTTCCAGAGGCAAGACAATACACTTATACTGAATTTCCAACATATTTTACTTAATAGGCAGACTTATGTAAGTGGAAGCCATGATAACGTGGTCAGGTGTTTGGTCGATTATTAG